Proteins co-encoded in one Nonomuraea helvata genomic window:
- a CDS encoding type I restriction-modification system subunit M, translating to MAVTQQEIENRLWDAADELRVAMPEAQYSSVIFPLMFWKYLSDTWEHQHQEFLADNEGLDDLSAEEAHEIEYRDYQSFEIPFIHPGTVQQRRASWTSILATITQPGLGQRVRASLQAIETANPDKFSRLFGSMTWTSEEVLSGEVLAAVMQTMDRTPKMHEGNMSHDVLGGAYEYLLKRFSDGSGTRAGQFFTSREVVELIVEVLDPKGYESVYDPTCGSGGMLIASANLLKVRGGRGYTLKLYGQEAVPDTAGVARMNLFMHNLTQFKVEVGDTLKDPRFKKPDGSVAQFDVIVANPPYSLKWKPWSNDPRALGGVAPPSTADWAFVQHMIASMGPKKGRAGVVLPHGVLFRGGQEAAIRQRVLDDDLLEAVIGLPANLFYNTTIPTAILVFRAPGTKDPERQGGVLFIDASKRFTKAKNRNILTDADIADIVTAYHSKLDADGNPVDPDGEGGLAARFVPATEIAANGYDLNIGRYIKQAAAEQEDLGTLIDAYNIARAERQKAEQHMLAILAAAGIEGFDE from the coding sequence ATGGCAGTGACCCAGCAGGAGATTGAGAACCGCTTGTGGGATGCCGCCGACGAGCTGCGCGTGGCGATGCCCGAGGCGCAATACTCCTCCGTCATCTTCCCGCTGATGTTCTGGAAGTACCTGTCGGATACCTGGGAGCACCAGCACCAGGAGTTCCTGGCCGACAACGAGGGCTTGGACGACCTGTCCGCCGAGGAAGCTCACGAGATCGAGTACCGCGACTACCAGTCGTTCGAGATCCCGTTCATCCACCCCGGTACCGTCCAGCAGCGTCGCGCCTCCTGGACGTCCATCCTCGCCACCATCACCCAGCCCGGCCTCGGCCAGCGCGTCCGTGCCTCCCTGCAGGCCATCGAGACGGCCAACCCTGACAAGTTCTCCCGCCTGTTCGGGTCCATGACCTGGACCTCCGAAGAGGTGCTGTCGGGGGAGGTGCTGGCGGCGGTCATGCAGACGATGGACCGCACCCCGAAGATGCACGAGGGCAACATGTCCCACGACGTCCTCGGTGGGGCGTACGAGTACCTGCTGAAGCGGTTCTCCGACGGGTCCGGTACCCGAGCCGGCCAGTTCTTCACCTCCCGCGAGGTCGTCGAGCTGATCGTCGAGGTCCTGGACCCCAAGGGCTACGAGTCGGTGTACGACCCGACCTGCGGCTCGGGCGGCATGCTCATCGCCTCCGCGAACCTCCTGAAGGTCCGCGGCGGGCGTGGCTACACACTCAAGTTGTACGGGCAGGAGGCCGTACCGGACACTGCGGGTGTGGCCCGCATGAACCTCTTCATGCACAACCTCACCCAGTTCAAGGTGGAGGTTGGGGACACCCTGAAGGACCCGCGGTTCAAGAAGCCGGACGGGTCCGTCGCGCAGTTCGACGTGATCGTCGCCAACCCGCCCTACAGCCTGAAGTGGAAGCCCTGGAGCAATGACCCGCGCGCCCTCGGCGGGGTCGCCCCGCCGTCGACGGCGGACTGGGCGTTCGTGCAGCACATGATCGCCAGCATGGGCCCGAAGAAGGGGCGCGCTGGGGTCGTCTTGCCGCACGGCGTCCTCTTCCGAGGTGGCCAAGAGGCAGCCATCCGCCAGCGCGTCCTGGACGATGACCTGCTCGAAGCGGTCATCGGCCTGCCTGCCAACCTCTTCTACAACACCACCATCCCCACGGCGATTCTGGTGTTCCGCGCACCCGGCACCAAGGACCCAGAGCGGCAGGGCGGCGTCCTGTTCATCGACGCCTCCAAGCGGTTCACCAAGGCCAAGAATCGCAACATCCTCACCGACGCCGACATCGCCGACATTGTGACCGCCTACCACTCGAAATTGGACGCCGACGGCAACCCGGTGGACCCCGACGGAGAAGGCGGACTCGCGGCGCGATTCGTCCCTGCCACGGAGATCGCGGCGAACGGATACGACCTCAACATCGGGCGGTACATCAAGCAGGCCGCCGCCGAGCAGGAAGACCTCGGCACCCTCATCGACGCCTACAACATCGCCCGAGCTGAGCGCCAGAAGGCCGAACAGCACATGCTCGCCATCCTCGCTGCCGCCGGGATCGAGGGCTTCGATGAGTGA
- a CDS encoding helix-turn-helix domain-containing protein yields MTTTQLPERPTMSVAEAAAALGLHRDAAYDAVRRGDLPSIRIGRKILIPTAKLASMLGLPYASEEVAE; encoded by the coding sequence GTGACGACCACTCAGCTTCCCGAACGGCCCACCATGAGCGTGGCCGAAGCAGCCGCTGCCCTCGGGCTCCACCGCGATGCCGCCTATGACGCGGTGCGCCGCGGGGATCTGCCCTCCATCCGTATCGGGCGGAAAATCCTCATTCCCACGGCCAAGCTCGCCTCGATGCTCGGCCTCCCGTACGCCTCGGAGGAGGTCGCCGAATGA
- the istA gene encoding IS21 family transposase — MIKVEDWAEIRRLHRAEGMPIKAIARHLGIARNTVRRALAAEEPPKYQRPSKKSIVDAVEPQIRQLLRQWPDMPATVIAERISWQRSITVLKDRIRQIRPEYRPVDPASRTSYQPGELAQCDLWFPPARIPVGPGRGMSLPVLVLVCGYSRWLLARMLPSRAAGDLFAGMWALLSLLGATPKTLVWDNEGAIGAWKGGRPQLTRDAEAFRGTLGARILQCRPADPEAKGLVERANGYLETSFLPGRAFTGPHDFNTQLEGWLQRANQRHHRRLDCRPADRIGADRAAMVALPPVPPTVGWRSATRLARDHYVRVASNDYSVHPSAIGRLVEVVADLEHVTVTCAGQVMARHERCWDAHQTLTDPAHARAAAALRSARLQAVATPIDTEVEQRQLSDYDALLGIETVA; from the coding sequence GTGATCAAGGTGGAGGACTGGGCGGAGATCCGCCGGTTGCACCGGGCCGAGGGCATGCCGATCAAAGCGATCGCGCGGCATCTGGGCATCGCCAGGAACACGGTGCGGCGGGCATTGGCGGCCGAGGAGCCGCCGAAGTATCAACGGCCAAGTAAGAAGTCGATCGTGGATGCGGTAGAACCGCAGATCCGCCAGCTGCTGCGGCAGTGGCCGGACATGCCCGCGACGGTGATCGCCGAGCGGATCAGCTGGCAGCGGTCGATAACCGTGCTCAAGGACCGCATCCGGCAGATCCGGCCGGAGTACCGGCCCGTCGATCCGGCCTCGCGCACCAGCTACCAGCCGGGCGAGCTGGCTCAATGCGATCTATGGTTCCCGCCGGCCCGCATCCCGGTCGGGCCCGGCCGCGGGATGAGCCTGCCGGTGCTGGTCCTGGTCTGCGGCTACTCGCGCTGGCTGCTGGCCCGGATGCTGCCTTCCCGCGCAGCGGGGGATCTGTTCGCTGGGATGTGGGCGCTGCTGTCCCTGCTCGGCGCCACCCCGAAGACTCTCGTGTGGGACAACGAGGGCGCCATCGGGGCATGGAAAGGCGGCCGCCCGCAGCTCACCCGCGACGCCGAAGCCTTCCGCGGCACGTTGGGCGCTCGCATCCTGCAGTGCCGGCCGGCCGATCCGGAAGCCAAAGGGCTGGTGGAGCGGGCCAACGGCTATCTGGAGACCTCATTCCTGCCGGGCCGCGCCTTCACCGGCCCGCACGACTTCAACACCCAGCTGGAGGGTTGGCTGCAGCGAGCCAACCAGCGCCATCATCGCCGTCTGGACTGCCGTCCGGCGGACCGGATCGGCGCGGATCGGGCGGCGATGGTCGCGTTGCCGCCAGTGCCGCCGACCGTGGGCTGGCGCAGCGCGACCCGGCTGGCGCGCGATCACTACGTGCGCGTCGCCTCCAACGACTACTCCGTTCACCCGTCCGCGATCGGCCGCCTGGTCGAGGTCGTCGCCGACCTGGAGCACGTCACGGTGACCTGCGCCGGCCAGGTGATGGCCCGGCACGAGCGCTGCTGGGACGCCCACCAGACGCTCACCGACCCCGCTCACGCCCGGGCCGCGGCGGCGCTGCGCTCAGCCAGGCTGCAGGCCGTGGCCACGCCGATCGACACTGAGGTGGAACAACGCCAGCTCAGCGACTACGACGCTTTGCTCGGCATCGAGACGGTGGCGTGA
- the istB gene encoding IS21-like element helper ATPase IstB — translation MATRTTSTASAAAANGRNLAAELAYLTRVLKAPSLAAAVERLAERARAESWTHEEFLAACLQREVAARDSHGGEARIRAARFPARKALEDFDYDHQRSLKREAIAHLSTLDFVTARENVVFLGPPGTGKTHLSIGLGIRACQAGHRVAFATAAEWVARLADAHTVGRLQDELVKLARIPVLIVDEVGYIPFEPEAANLFFQLVSSRYERASLIVTSNKPFGRWGRGIRRRRGRRRHDRPPRPPRRSDLTEGRQLPAEEPRPGPGSTSPIRARAVANDNIRGSRFNRRQGVRIRPSLTPRSARL, via the coding sequence ATGGCCACACGAACCACCAGCACCGCGTCGGCGGCGGCCGCGAATGGCCGCAACCTTGCCGCCGAGCTGGCCTATCTGACCCGGGTGCTGAAGGCGCCGTCGCTGGCCGCGGCCGTCGAACGGCTGGCCGAACGAGCCCGCGCCGAGTCCTGGACGCATGAGGAGTTCCTGGCCGCCTGCCTGCAACGCGAGGTGGCCGCCCGCGACTCCCACGGCGGCGAGGCCCGCATCCGCGCCGCCCGCTTCCCGGCCCGCAAGGCTCTAGAAGATTTCGACTACGACCACCAGCGCTCACTCAAACGCGAGGCCATCGCCCATCTGAGCACGCTGGACTTCGTCACCGCCCGGGAGAACGTGGTCTTCCTCGGCCCGCCCGGCACCGGCAAGACGCACCTGTCGATCGGGCTGGGGATCCGCGCATGCCAGGCCGGTCACCGGGTCGCCTTTGCCACCGCGGCCGAGTGGGTGGCCCGCCTGGCCGACGCGCACACCGTCGGCCGCTTGCAGGACGAGCTGGTCAAGCTGGCCCGCATCCCGGTCCTGATCGTGGACGAGGTCGGCTACATCCCATTCGAGCCCGAGGCCGCCAACCTGTTCTTCCAGCTGGTCTCGAGCCGCTACGAACGCGCCAGCTTGATCGTCACGTCCAACAAGCCCTTCGGACGCTGGGGACGAGGTATTCGGCGACGACGTGGTCGCCGCCGCCATGATCGACCGCCTCGTCCACCACGCCGAAGTGATCTCACTGAAGGGAGACAGCTACCGGCTGAAGAACCGCGACCTGGGCCGGGTTCCACCAGCCCGATCCGAGCACGAGCAGTAGCCAACGACAACATCAGGGGGTCAAGATTCAACCGTCGTCAGGGGGTCAGAATTCGGCCGTCGTTGACACCCAGGTCAGCACGCCTCTAG
- a CDS encoding YfjI family protein, protein MTAPLEADAILNDLDAPASIAHLHQHLRAVASGEDPRVWEDPIPIDAMASLPEFPTEVFPEPIAAMVLGVAAEMQVPPDMPGCLVLAALATGAGGRAEVRVRGQWREPLNLYTAVAAAPGMGKSPVFNAVMAPVFAAESRLQDRVRPKIKELEAEQRRAKARAEAARRRSKSPEDEEAAADALQQAEEIEIPVLPRLYVDDVTPETGTTVLAEQGGRMAVLSSEGAFLENIMGRYSSGKPNLELALKGHAGDRLRVDRRARAESVERPALTVGVCIQPQMLEDLSGSKQMHGRGALARVLFCLPPDLVGHRNVRHEANLDEDVLRTYMDLMTNLIADLADVDEMVTVELLPEAVEAHLRFREEIEPRLRRGTGDLESLREWASKLGGHTVRLAGLLHLAENTMDGLQKPISADTMRKAIRLARYFTDHAMAAFGIMRANPLLDPARAVLAWIRKASHAEITVRQVQRGFQKRFGTSEDVARVLSLLEEYGYLRFIEAAPTGGRKSLRYAVNPQIFGDTVTEAS, encoded by the coding sequence ATGACCGCGCCGCTTGAGGCCGACGCCATCTTGAACGACCTGGACGCTCCCGCCTCCATCGCCCATCTGCATCAACACCTGCGGGCCGTCGCCTCGGGCGAAGACCCTCGGGTGTGGGAAGACCCGATCCCGATAGACGCCATGGCGTCGCTGCCGGAGTTCCCGACCGAGGTGTTCCCCGAGCCCATCGCGGCGATGGTGCTCGGGGTGGCCGCCGAGATGCAGGTCCCGCCGGACATGCCTGGCTGTCTGGTTCTGGCCGCGCTGGCCACGGGCGCAGGCGGGCGTGCCGAGGTGCGGGTCCGAGGTCAGTGGCGCGAGCCGCTCAATCTGTACACCGCGGTTGCGGCGGCTCCTGGTATGGGAAAGTCTCCGGTCTTCAACGCGGTCATGGCGCCGGTCTTCGCAGCCGAGTCCCGGCTCCAGGATCGAGTGCGGCCGAAGATCAAGGAACTGGAGGCCGAGCAGCGCCGCGCCAAGGCACGTGCGGAGGCCGCCCGGCGCAGAAGCAAGTCGCCGGAGGATGAAGAGGCCGCGGCGGACGCCCTGCAGCAGGCCGAGGAGATCGAGATTCCCGTCCTGCCCAGGCTGTACGTGGACGACGTCACTCCCGAGACAGGCACGACAGTGCTCGCCGAGCAGGGCGGGCGCATGGCGGTCCTGTCGTCCGAAGGTGCCTTCCTGGAGAACATCATGGGCCGGTACAGCAGTGGAAAACCCAACCTCGAACTCGCCTTGAAGGGGCATGCCGGCGACCGACTCCGTGTTGACCGGCGCGCCCGCGCAGAGTCCGTTGAGCGGCCCGCTCTTACCGTGGGCGTCTGCATCCAGCCACAGATGCTGGAGGACTTGTCCGGGTCCAAGCAGATGCACGGCAGGGGCGCTCTCGCGCGGGTGTTGTTTTGCCTGCCTCCCGACCTGGTCGGACATCGAAACGTTCGCCACGAGGCGAATCTCGACGAGGACGTGCTCCGCACGTACATGGACCTCATGACGAATCTGATCGCGGACCTGGCGGATGTAGACGAGATGGTGACGGTCGAGCTTTTGCCCGAGGCTGTGGAGGCTCACCTCCGCTTCAGGGAGGAGATCGAGCCTCGTCTTCGCCGGGGCACGGGCGACCTGGAGTCGCTGCGCGAATGGGCGAGCAAGCTGGGCGGGCACACCGTCCGGCTGGCGGGCCTGCTGCACCTGGCCGAGAACACCATGGACGGCCTGCAGAAGCCGATCAGCGCTGACACCATGCGCAAGGCCATCAGACTCGCCAGGTACTTCACGGACCACGCCATGGCCGCCTTCGGCATCATGCGGGCGAATCCGCTCCTGGACCCCGCGCGAGCGGTACTCGCCTGGATCCGCAAGGCGTCACACGCCGAGATCACTGTCCGGCAGGTCCAGCGCGGGTTCCAGAAGCGGTTCGGCACCTCCGAGGACGTCGCCCGCGTGCTCTCCCTCCTGGAGGAGTACGGATATCTCCGGTTCATCGAGGCGGCCCCAACGGGAGGGCGCAAGTCCCTCCGATACGCGGTCAATCCCCAGATATTCGGTGACACGGTGACAGAAGCCTCCTAG
- a CDS encoding bifunctional DNA primase/polymerase produces MPNAETKISNVHRTLAHALAAAARGWHVFPLLPGGKRPLKGFTDWERAATTDPDLIRRCWARAPYNLGIACGPSGLVVVDLDTPKTNELPPSPWDRPGVNEGADMLALICLEAGQPLPFDTFTVRTRRNGTHLYFAAPAELPLGNTAGRLGWLIDTRAQGGYVVGPGSFVDLPDGVGSYDVIHNGPAAPLPAWLAALLTPREVENKRSPVSPREMLARLGGRSTGYVYAALRSEVQHVLEAVPGVRNHTLNAAAFALGQLVASGLLPSELAEQALMTAAQAIGLPWREAATTIRSGLTAGALQPRGIA; encoded by the coding sequence GTGCCAAACGCTGAAACCAAGATCTCCAACGTACACCGCACCCTCGCCCACGCGCTTGCCGCAGCCGCACGCGGCTGGCATGTCTTCCCGCTGCTGCCCGGTGGGAAGCGTCCGCTCAAGGGGTTCACGGACTGGGAACGGGCGGCTACGACGGACCCGGACCTGATCCGCCGATGCTGGGCGCGGGCGCCGTACAACCTCGGCATCGCCTGTGGCCCGTCGGGGCTGGTCGTGGTGGACCTCGACACGCCCAAGACGAACGAACTGCCGCCTTCGCCTTGGGATCGGCCCGGGGTCAACGAGGGCGCGGACATGCTGGCGCTGATCTGCCTGGAAGCCGGACAGCCGCTCCCGTTCGACACGTTCACCGTCCGCACCCGGCGCAACGGCACGCACCTGTACTTCGCCGCACCCGCCGAGCTGCCTCTGGGCAATACCGCCGGGCGGCTCGGCTGGCTGATCGACACCCGGGCGCAGGGCGGTTACGTCGTCGGGCCGGGCAGCTTCGTGGATCTCCCGGACGGCGTCGGCTCGTACGACGTCATCCATAACGGTCCGGCGGCTCCTCTCCCGGCATGGCTCGCCGCGCTGCTGACGCCGCGCGAAGTCGAAAACAAGCGCAGTCCGGTGTCGCCGCGCGAGATGTTGGCCAGGCTCGGCGGGCGTTCGACGGGATACGTGTACGCCGCGCTGCGGAGCGAGGTACAGCACGTGCTCGAAGCCGTGCCCGGCGTCCGGAACCACACGCTCAACGCCGCCGCCTTCGCGCTGGGACAGCTCGTCGCCTCCGGGCTGCTCCCCTCCGAGCTTGCCGAACAGGCACTCATGACCGCCGCCCAGGCCATCGGCCTGCCCTGGCGCGAGGCGGCCACCACCATTCGCTCCGGCCTCACCGCCGGGGCCCTGCAACCCCGAGGGATCGCATGA
- a CDS encoding helix-turn-helix domain-containing protein — MKTDEMNGRLFATVPEVSRLLRADDRTIRRAIADGQIPAVRLGATWRIPVAWLRVQALLDPPADSDEAAVDAA; from the coding sequence ATGAAGACCGACGAGATGAACGGGCGTCTGTTCGCCACGGTGCCCGAGGTGAGTCGCCTGCTACGGGCCGACGACCGCACCATCAGACGGGCTATCGCGGATGGTCAGATCCCTGCGGTCCGGCTGGGTGCGACTTGGCGTATCCCGGTTGCCTGGCTCCGGGTGCAGGCCCTCCTTGACCCGCCAGCCGACTCGGACGAGGCCGCCGTCGATGCAGCGTGA
- a CDS encoding helix-turn-helix transcriptional regulator, which yields MTRQVGAQVARLRARPGPDGRRTTAQALADRCGELGLPMDRSVIAKLEKGLRQSITIAELIVLAKALDVAPVRLLFPLEEQEKVEILPGMEVAVWRAAEWFDGTDDSALEAEGWDPNTWRSPDPIVLNFRWHRRYLEEWSATWKLLVEQRKEAAAATAGEKETLTYVVTANERLLEKTAQDLAQVRQRMRQLGVTHLPEIPTELKRVDVLPPDPNT from the coding sequence ATGACCAGGCAGGTGGGAGCCCAAGTAGCTCGTCTTCGAGCACGGCCAGGCCCGGATGGGAGGCGGACGACCGCCCAGGCCCTCGCCGATCGCTGTGGGGAACTGGGGCTCCCGATGGACCGATCGGTGATCGCCAAGCTCGAAAAAGGGCTGAGGCAGTCGATCACCATCGCCGAGCTGATCGTCCTGGCGAAAGCCCTGGACGTTGCTCCGGTCAGGCTTCTCTTCCCTCTCGAAGAACAGGAAAAGGTCGAGATTCTGCCAGGCATGGAGGTTGCGGTCTGGCGAGCCGCGGAGTGGTTCGACGGAACCGACGACTCGGCGCTTGAGGCGGAAGGGTGGGACCCGAACACCTGGCGTAGCCCCGATCCGATCGTCCTGAACTTCCGGTGGCACCGCCGCTACCTGGAGGAATGGTCGGCGACCTGGAAACTTCTCGTCGAGCAGCGGAAGGAGGCCGCAGCGGCCACCGCCGGCGAGAAAGAGACGTTGACATACGTGGTCACGGCCAACGAGCGGCTGCTGGAGAAGACCGCGCAGGACCTGGCCCAGGTGCGTCAGCGCATGCGCCAGTTGGGCGTCACCCACCTTCCCGAGATCCCGACCGAGCTCAAACGTGTGGATGTGCTTCCACCGGACCCGAACACCTAA
- a CDS encoding site-specific integrase: protein MKDSPKRRRSPGEGSVFSYSLANGQVRYGIKFTAELPDGSRKPVLRRRDENNQPWLTQKEAQKALRDALGKVDKGEFVQPSKQTFGTYLDEWVAGLRLEPSTLASYKKNIRLHLKPYDLGKTPIAALTGPKLTAHYRYLEESGRKDHKAGEGLSARTVRYVHTILSAALSEAVDAGLLARNPADKAKPPTAKQAKAPEMHPWTTVQLKDFLAWSRDHSHLHVAWHLLAHTGMRRGELLALRWRHIDLEAGTISVRRSVGVVRIKGEGAVVKEGDTKTAKPRVVDLDAATITLLRAYKRERGGLALQLARDDALVFGDQEGNHRHPERFSRGFQDQLGRCARAFEKAGREALPRIRVHDLRHTHATILLMGGKPVKVVSERLGHADPAITLRVYAHVMPGNQREAADWFAALVESA from the coding sequence GTGAAGGACTCACCGAAGCGCAGGAGATCCCCCGGCGAGGGGTCGGTCTTCAGCTACAGCCTGGCCAACGGGCAGGTGCGGTACGGCATCAAGTTCACGGCCGAGCTGCCGGACGGAAGCCGTAAGCCCGTCCTGCGCCGCCGCGACGAGAACAACCAGCCGTGGCTCACGCAGAAAGAGGCGCAGAAGGCCCTGCGCGACGCCCTCGGCAAGGTGGACAAGGGCGAGTTCGTCCAGCCCAGTAAGCAGACCTTTGGGACGTACCTCGACGAGTGGGTGGCCGGGCTCAGGCTCGAACCCTCCACCTTGGCGAGCTACAAGAAGAACATCCGGCTCCACCTCAAGCCGTACGACCTCGGCAAGACGCCGATCGCGGCGCTGACCGGGCCGAAGCTGACCGCGCACTACCGGTACCTGGAGGAGAGCGGCCGGAAGGATCACAAAGCCGGCGAAGGGTTGTCGGCCCGCACCGTGCGGTACGTCCACACCATCCTGAGCGCTGCGCTGTCGGAGGCCGTGGACGCCGGCCTGCTGGCCCGCAACCCGGCGGACAAGGCCAAGCCGCCCACCGCCAAGCAGGCCAAAGCCCCGGAGATGCACCCGTGGACGACTGTCCAGCTCAAGGACTTCCTGGCCTGGTCGCGCGACCACAGCCACTTGCACGTCGCCTGGCACCTTCTGGCGCACACCGGCATGCGCCGCGGCGAACTGCTCGCGCTGCGCTGGCGGCACATCGATCTGGAGGCCGGGACGATCAGCGTCCGCCGGTCGGTGGGCGTCGTGCGGATCAAGGGGGAGGGAGCCGTTGTAAAGGAGGGCGACACCAAGACCGCCAAACCCCGCGTGGTCGATCTCGACGCGGCCACCATCACGTTACTCAGGGCGTACAAGCGCGAGCGGGGCGGGCTGGCCCTACAGCTCGCCCGGGACGACGCGCTCGTCTTCGGCGACCAGGAGGGCAACCACCGACACCCCGAGCGGTTCTCGCGGGGCTTCCAGGATCAGCTCGGGCGCTGCGCGAGGGCTTTCGAGAAGGCTGGCCGCGAGGCGCTGCCCCGCATCCGCGTTCACGACCTCCGCCACACCCACGCCACGATCCTCCTCATGGGCGGCAAGCCCGTGAAGGTCGTCTCCGAGCGTCTCGGCCACGCCGACCCCGCCATCACTCTCCGGGTCTACGCTCATGTCATGCCCGGCAATCAGCGAGAGGCCGCCGACTGGTTCGCGGCCCTGGTCGAGAGCGCGTGA
- a CDS encoding chaplin family protein — protein MRTWAKASTPAALLAVAVMSFGSGTALADTSGDGSVGGGNQVNLPISLPIDISGNSVGAVGSSEASSQGGATVVNKGGNSSNRTSGDGSVLGGNQVNAPISAPINACGNAISLIGRSDAGCKGGATVVNKGKGGAGGNRTSGDGSVLGGNQITAPISAPINACGNAVAIFGGAVAGCKGGASVHNTGVGAGGNRTSGRGSVLGGNQVIAPISAPVNICGNAVAVVGRAFAGCKGGSSVTNNGGSHGYHKVAGSTGNDTDGRFGVGSGNQVIAPISVPVTVCGNAVGNGSAGCKGGAKVENSGGGSGAGGNVTSGRGGVLSGNQVVAPITAPINICGNAVAVLGHAFAGCKGGARVTNGGKGAGGNYTSGRGGVLAGNQVIAPITAPINICGNAAAVLGRSEAHCKGGAKVNSTGGGGNHTSGRGGVLAGNQVIAPIAVPVNVCGNAVAVLGDAAAGCLGGANVGRPRPGYGHFAGVAAAKEAKRGLLPMLPAVPAMSGMQDVAGVTQKVHGVGGVPQQLGVTSLPLVDDVAGTFGLPQLPELPGLPAQAQAPAQAQAPAHTKKTRVAGPADGARRPAAPAGPVSVLSPATDLVASTPAGGVVTSAAHGLPVGSLMSAEQPAGLTGMNSSSLLALMLGSMFAASAALFGTARRFRFGRK, from the coding sequence ATGCGTACGTGGGCAAAGGCATCTACTCCTGCGGCCCTCCTCGCGGTGGCCGTCATGTCCTTCGGCAGCGGCACCGCGCTGGCCGACACCTCGGGCGACGGGTCCGTCGGCGGCGGCAACCAGGTCAACCTGCCGATCTCGCTCCCCATCGACATCAGCGGCAACTCCGTCGGCGCGGTCGGCTCGTCCGAGGCCTCCTCGCAGGGCGGCGCGACGGTCGTCAACAAGGGCGGCAACTCCTCCAACCGGACCTCGGGCGACGGCAGCGTGCTCGGCGGCAACCAGGTCAACGCGCCCATCAGCGCTCCCATCAACGCCTGTGGCAACGCCATCTCGCTGATCGGCAGGTCCGACGCCGGCTGCAAGGGCGGCGCGACGGTCGTCAACAAGGGCAAGGGCGGCGCCGGCGGCAACCGCACCTCGGGCGACGGCAGCGTGCTCGGCGGCAACCAGATCACCGCGCCGATCTCGGCCCCCATCAACGCCTGCGGCAACGCGGTGGCGATCTTCGGTGGTGCCGTGGCCGGCTGCAAGGGCGGGGCGAGCGTCCACAACACCGGGGTGGGTGCCGGCGGCAACCGCACCTCGGGCAGGGGGAGCGTGCTCGGCGGCAACCAGGTCATCGCCCCCATCTCCGCGCCGGTGAACATCTGCGGCAACGCCGTGGCGGTGGTCGGCCGGGCGTTCGCGGGCTGCAAGGGCGGCTCGAGCGTGACCAACAACGGCGGCTCGCACGGCTACCACAAGGTCGCGGGCTCGACCGGCAACGACACTGACGGGCGCTTCGGGGTCGGCAGCGGCAACCAGGTCATCGCCCCGATCAGCGTGCCGGTGACGGTCTGCGGCAACGCCGTCGGCAACGGCTCCGCCGGATGCAAGGGCGGCGCGAAGGTCGAGAACAGCGGCGGCGGCTCCGGTGCGGGCGGCAACGTCACCTCGGGCCGGGGCGGTGTGCTGAGCGGCAACCAGGTGGTCGCGCCGATCACTGCTCCGATCAACATCTGCGGCAACGCGGTGGCCGTGCTCGGCCACGCGTTCGCCGGCTGCAAGGGCGGCGCCCGAGTGACGAACGGCGGCAAGGGCGCGGGCGGCAACTACACCTCCGGCCGGGGCGGCGTGCTCGCCGGCAACCAGGTCATCGCCCCGATCACCGCTCCGATCAACATCTGCGGCAACGCGGCCGCGGTGCTCGGCAGGTCCGAAGCCCACTGCAAGGGCGGCGCCAAGGTCAACAGCACCGGTGGTGGCGGCAACCACACCTCCGGTCGCGGAGGCGTGCTCGCCGGCAACCAGGTCATCGCGCCGATCGCCGTTCCCGTCAACGTCTGCGGCAACGCGGTCGCCGTGCTGGGCGACGCCGCGGCCGGGTGCCTCGGCGGGGCCAACGTCGGCAGGCCGCGGCCCGGGTACGGCCACTTCGCCGGCGTCGCCGCGGCCAAGGAGGCCAAGCGCGGGCTGCTGCCCATGCTCCCCGCCGTCCCGGCCATGAGCGGCATGCAGGACGTCGCCGGGGTCACCCAGAAGGTGCACGGTGTCGGCGGGGTTCCGCAGCAGCTGGGCGTGACCTCGCTCCCGCTGGTTGACGACGTCGCCGGCACGTTCGGCCTGCCGCAGCTGCCCGAGCTGCCCGGCCTGCCCGCCCAGGCGCAGGCCCCGGCCCAGGCGCAGGCCCCGGCCCACACGAAGAAGACCCGCGTCGCCGGCCCGGCTGACGGCGCCCGGCGCCCCGCCGCCCCGGCCGGCCCCGTGTCCGTGCTCAGCCCGGCGACCGACCTGGTGGCCTCCACCCCCGCCGGCGGCGTGGTCACCTCGGCCGCCCACGGCCTGCCGGTCGGCAGCCTGATGAGCGCCGAGCAGCCCGCCGGCCTCACGGGGATGAACTCGAGCTCCCTGCTGGCCCTCATGCTCGGCTCGATGTTCGCCGCCTCGGCCGCGCTGTTCGGGACCGCCCGCCGGTTCCGGTTCGGCCGCAAGTAA
- a CDS encoding DUF5703 family protein has product MDIFIPRDLTREAARQLLTEHAEYGKWELARVRVHPDGSRHVRLRRKVMRVRSTL; this is encoded by the coding sequence ATGGATATCTTCATTCCACGCGATCTCACTCGTGAAGCAGCACGTCAGCTGCTGACCGAACACGCAGAGTACGGCAAGTGGGAGCTCGCCCGCGTACGTGTGCACCCCGACGGGAGCCGTCACGTACGGCTACGTCGCAAGGTCATGCGGGTACGCAGCACGCTCTGA